In Alteribacter lacisalsi, a genomic segment contains:
- a CDS encoding thioredoxin family protein encodes MIAIQTQEQLQEIKQGDGAVLYFTAGWCPDCVVIEPVLPELEEKHNHFQFFKVDRDSFIEECQENDIFGIPSFLVFKNGKEVHRFVSKSRKSKEEIDQFLTEAADR; translated from the coding sequence CAATTCAGACACAGGAACAGTTACAGGAGATTAAACAAGGAGACGGGGCGGTCCTGTATTTTACAGCAGGATGGTGCCCGGACTGCGTCGTGATTGAACCTGTACTGCCGGAACTGGAAGAGAAGCACAATCACTTTCAATTTTTCAAAGTGGACAGAGATTCATTCATTGAAGAATGCCAGGAAAATGACATCTTCGGCATTCCGAGCTTTCTTGTTTTTAAAAATGGTAAAGAAGTTCACCGCTTTGTAAGCAAGAGCCGCAAATCAAAAGAAGAAATAGATCAG